In a genomic window of Sarcophilus harrisii chromosome 4, mSarHar1.11, whole genome shotgun sequence:
- the ADORA1 gene encoding adenosine receptor A1 isoform X2 yields the protein MVVTPRRASVAIAGCWLLSFLVGLTPMFGWNNLEKLKKEANGSLNDLVIKCEFEKVISMEYMVYFNFFVWVLPPLLLMVLIYLEVFYLIRKQLNKKVSGSSGDPQKYYGKELKIAKSLALILFLFALSWLPLHILNCITLFCPDCQKPSILTYIAIFLTHGNSAMNPIVYAFRIQKFRTTFLQIWNQHFRCRAMPPSDDDDPPEEKLDN from the coding sequence ATGGTGGTGACCCCGAGGAGGGCGTCAGTGGCCATTGCAGGCTGCTGGCTGCTCTCCTTCCTTGTAGGCCTGACACCCATGTTTGGCTGGAATAacctggaaaaattgaaaaaggaggCCAATGGTAGCCTGAATGATTTGGTGATTAAGTGTGAATTTGAGAAGGTCATCAGTATGGAATACATGGTATACTTCAACTTTTTTGTCTGGGTGCTCCCGCCTCTGCTGCTCATGGTCCTCATCTACTTGGAGGTCTTCTACCTGATCCGTAAGCAGCTCAACAAGAAGGTGTCAGGCTCTTCAGGAGACCCCCAGAAGTACTATGGGAAGGAGCTGAAGATTGCCAAGTCCCTGGccctcatcctcttcctctttgCCCTTAGCTGGCTGCCTCTACACATACTCAACTGCATCACCCTTTTCTGCCCAGACTGCCAAAAACCCAGCATCCTCACCTACATTGCCATCTTCCTCACTCATGGTAACTCAGCCATGAACCCCATCGTCTACGCCTTCCGCATCCAGAAATTTCGGACCACCTTCCTGCAGATCTGGAACCAGCATTTCCGATGCCGGGCAATGCCCCCGTCTGATGATGACGATCCCCCCGAGGAGAAGCTGGATAATTAG